One segment of Panicum virgatum strain AP13 chromosome 1K, P.virgatum_v5, whole genome shotgun sequence DNA contains the following:
- the LOC120651228 gene encoding syntaxin-124-like, whose translation MNDLFSSGSFKKYADLKQQVVLDDLEAGGGEAEGPDLDRFFEDVEAVKEDLRGLEALHRRLRSAHEEGKTAHDAGAVKALRARADADVGQVLRRARAVKARLEVLDCANAASRKLPGCGPGSSADRTRTAVVTGLGKKLKDLMDDFQGLRARMAAEYKETVARRYYTVTGEEAEDGTVEALISSGAGETLLQEAIQQGQAGRGQVLDAVAEIQERHDAVREMERSLRELHQVFLDMAALVEAQGHQLNDIESHVARASSFVRRGAVELETAREYQKGSRKWACVAVVAGAVLVAVIVLPIVINLHLLAVR comes from the coding sequence ATGAACGACCTTTTCTCGTCGGGGTCGTTCAAGAAGTACGCGGACCTGAAGCAGCAGGTGGTGCTGGACGAcctggaggccggcggcggcgaggccgagggCCCGGACCTCGACCGGTTCTTCGAGGACGTGGAGGCCGTGAAGGAGGACCTGCGCGGGCTGGAGGCGCTGCACCGGCGCCTGCGGTCGGCGCACGAGGAGGGCAAGACCGCgcacgacgccggcgccgtcaAGGccctccgcgcccgcgccgacgccgacgtcggCCAGGTGCTCCGCCGCGCCAGGGCCGTCAAGGCCCGGCTCGAGGTGCTCGACTGCGCCAACGCCGCCAGCCGCAAGCTCCCCGGCTGCGGGCCCGGGTCCTCCGCCGACCGCACCCGCACCGCCGTCGTCACCGGCCTCGGCAAGAAGCTCAAGGACCTCATGGACGACTTCCAGGGCCTGCGGGCGCGCATGGCGGCGGAGTACAAGGAGACGGTGGCGCGGCGGTACTACACGGtgaccggcgaggaggcggaggacggCACGGTGGAGGCGCTCATCTCGTCGGGCGCCGGCGAGACGCTCCTGCAGGAGGCGATCCAGCAGGGGCAGGCCGGGCGCGGGCAGGTGCTGGACGCGGTGGCGGAGATCCAGGAACGGCACGACGCGGTGCGGGAGATGGAGCGCAGCCTGCGGGAGCTGCACCAGGTGTTCCTGGACAtggcggcgctggtggaggCGCAGGGCCACCAGCTCAACGACATCGAGAGCCACGTCGCGCGCGCCAGCTCCTTCGtgcgccgcggcgccgtcgaGCTCGAGACCGCGCGGGAGTACCAGAAGGGCAGCCGCAAGTGGGCGTGCGTCGCCGTCGTGGCCGGGGCCGTGCTCGTCGCCGTCATCGTGCTGCCCATCGTCATCAACCTCCACCTCCTGGCCGTCAGATAG